In Vicugna pacos chromosome 1, VicPac4, whole genome shotgun sequence, a single window of DNA contains:
- the SPTSSB gene encoding serine palmitoyltransferase small subunit B: MDFKRVKDYFSWLYYQYQIISCCAVLEPWEQSMFNTILLTIFAMVVYTAYVFIPIHIRLAWEFFSKICGYHSTISN; the protein is encoded by the coding sequence ATGGATTTCAAGCGTGTGAAGGACTATTTCTCCTGGCTTTACTATCAATATCAAATCATTAGCTGCTGTGCTGTCTTGGAGCCCTGGGAACAATCCATGTTCAATACCATCTTACTAACTATTTTTGCTATGGTGGTgtatactgcctatgtttttatCCCAATCCACATTCGCCTGGCTTGGGAATTCTTCTCCAAAATATGTGGCTATCACAGTACAATTTCTAATTGA